Genomic segment of Tenebrio molitor unplaced genomic scaffold, icTenMoli1.1 SCAFFOLD_112, whole genome shotgun sequence:
TCCTCCTCGGGCTGGGTGGTGTCCTCAGCGAGAGCGGCCTCCCAGCCGATTGCGTGCAGGGACGTGTCGACGTCGAACCCGAAGCGGTTCGCCTCGGTGCCCATGACCGCCAGAGCGCGCTCGCCGGTCGGGTCGGTGCCCAGGGCATGCCCGATCACGGCGCGGACGTCGTGGGGGTAGCCCTCCTCGCGCAGCAGTGCGGTCAGCTCAGCGATGGCCTGGTCGTCGGTGGTGCCGGCGGAGACGGCACCCTTGCGGGAGCCGTATTCCTGGTGGTCGGCATAGGGCTCGAGGGTGATAGCCATGATGGGGTTTCTCCTTGTACAGGGTGAGCTGCCTCAGCCGTTGAGCTGGGCGATGCGGCGATGGATGTGGATGATCTCGTTCAGGCACTCCCGCATGTCGCCGTCGGCGGTGTGGGCGAGGAACGGGTCCTTCTCGTAGTAGTCGATGCCGAAGTTCTTGTGGAGGAACCACGACATGCCGGTGGCGTCCAGGAACCGGTAGTGGAGGTACGCGGCGCTCAGCGGCAGGTGGGTCTCCATGAAGTTCATGTCCAGGCGCAGCGAGTTGCCGGTGAGCCGGCCTTCGCGCTGGCCGATGTGCTCCTGCAGGTACGCGAGCAGGTCACGGTCGACCTCGTCGAGCGGCTGTCCCTGCTCGAGCTCGTCCCACAGGCCGGTGTCGGTGTGCATCTGGCGGACGTAGTCGTCAGCCAGCTCGTAGGCGGTCTGCTTGTCGTGGCGGATGACCCGGTGGAAGATGTCGTCGGCGACTGCCGCGAACGGAGCCGTGTCGCGGTGGATGCGCAGCGCGATCTCCAGCAGGAGATGTCCCTGGTCAGCACGTAGCCCAGTGGTCTCGACGTCGACGGGGACGATGTACTCAGCCACGGTTGCTCTCCTCTGCAGCTCGGATCTCACGAACAGCTGCTGCCGTGGCGCGACGGATTCCGATGACGAGCAGTGCGCAGACGACTGCGAAGACGGTGATTTCGAGGATCATGATTGCTTTCTTCAGTAGGTGATCTATGGCGTGAAAAGAAGAACCCCGTGACCCGTAGGGGCCACGGGGTTCTCCCATCGTGCTATTCAGTTGTTATTCAGTTGTGAGCTCAGCGCTGACGGTTTTTGTCCGCATTGACTGCACGCATTCTGTCTTCGGAGGCTGCCTGTTTCCGTGTTGGTGTTGTAGCAGTTCGGACGAGATGTACGGTGCAGGTCTGTGGTTGGACCTTGGTAGCTGGCTGGCGTGGACGCCTCGGGTGCCGGTCCCGGGGTTGGTTGGTGCCCCACCTGGGGCGTGACGTCCTTGGCGGCCGGCGAGAGGGTCTCTCTCACCGGCCGCCGGTGGTGCTGCCTGGATCAGGCGCCGAAGGGGCTGTCCTCCTCGGGGGCGGAAGCCGGAGCGGCAGCGTTCTGACCCTGGTCAGCCGGGGCAGCAGCCGCGGTGGCCTCCTTGGCGACGCGCTCAGCGGCACGGCGCTCGGAGTCGGCCTTGGAGGTGCGCAGCTGGACGTCCTGGACCTCGAGCTTGGTCTCGTAGACGGTCTGGCCGTTCTTCTCGTACGTGTCGACGTCGACCTCGAAGCCGAAGGAGGCCTCGTCACCCTTGCGCAGGTAGTCGAACGCACCGTTGGTGGTGAAGTCCTTGCGCACGAAGGCCTCCAGCGGGACCTTCTTGGAGCCGCGCTTGCCGTCCTTGTTCTTCCAGTTGTTGTCGGCGTAGACGGTGACGAAGATCTTGCGCGAGCCGTCCTTGTTGGTCAGGATCTTGGGGTCAGCTGCGAGCTTGCCGGTGACGGAGCAGTGGTTGTTGAGGTTCGTCATGATGTGACTCTCTTTCGTGATGATTTCGTGGGTGGGGCCTGTCCGACCCGCTCAGTTCTTCCCCCGGGACAGCTGTGCTGTCTGGGTGTGCGCTGCTGCGCACCAGCATCAGTGATGCTCTCGATGCTTCTCCCGTCGCAGCTGTGCTGCGCAGGATGCTTGTGATGAGCACTGATAAGTGCTCCTCGTACCGCCAACAGGACTCGAACCTGCAACCTCTCCCCGGATCAGAATGCTCTGCCTTTGAGCTACGCGACGGGTTTATCCGAAGCGACGGGAGTCGAACCCGCGTATTTCTGTGATGGGAGCGCTCTGCCATTGAGCTATGTCGGCTTATTGCGTCGGTACGGACGGAGTCGAGCCACATCCGTACCGAACGGGTATCCCCATGGGCAACCCTCGCAGTTATTCCCCCGGCATCAGCTGTGCTGATGCTGAGTCAGCAGACGAACCTGCACCAGCAGGTCTCGCTGACGACCGACCGAGCGCTTGCGCTCGATGACGGCCAAACCCAGGTCCTCCAGCTGCTCAGGGAGCGCGCTGTAGGGGCCCACACGGGACACCAGCACGCTGCAACAGGGGATCTGTTCGACCTCGACATCCGCGATATGCACATCGTGGCTCAGGGTGACGACGCCGGCGCCCGGATTCAGATCCAGGAGCAGCCGGCGGCCGCCGGGATCATGCCAGAGATCACCGCGGAGGGTGATCCAGTCGAGATCCAGCACGATCGCCTGATGCCACAGCTGCGCCATCTCAACGATGGCCGCAGCGCTCGTCTCTCTCGGCAGTGCATCGTTCACACGCACACTCCTTCTGCTTCTCGTCCTCGAGGCGGTCTTCGCTGTTCTCCCACCCCAGGCGGATGCCCATCGTCACGATACCGATGAGGAGCACGACGGCTCCAGCGACGGCGACGATCGACCCATCCTGGATCATCTGAGCCAGCGGTTCTGTCATGAGTTTCTTCAGGGCAGAGATCATTGTCGTCTCTCCGCCGAAGGCTGCGATAGCCCCCAATGTAATCAGTGTTGTGCCATGAATACCTTTCTTGTTAGTCATAGTGACCATCTCCTTATATTTTATCGAGTAAGCACCTCAGTGGTGACCTCTCAGCCCAACCCCCGGTCGCAGCTATGCTGTGACGAGAACCTGCAATAGGGGAATACCAGTGCATCAGGAGACTGCATAAAAAAGAATCCCGCCATCGCACGGATGTGTGCAATGACGGGACTCAGGGTGCCGGAGGCTCAGCCGATGATGCGCACGAGTTGCGCGCGGGTCTTCCAGGGACCGAAGGTGATCTTCTCGATGACCTCGACGAGGCCGGCGGACTCCAGCGCAGCGGCGACACCGATCTGGATGGACCAGTCTCTGATGTAGGCGTGTCCGGGCGGGGGCACGTAGCCGTAGCGCATGAGGTCGACGGTGAGGACCTCCTGGTCGCCGTCCTCGAGGCTCGTCAGCAGGAGCATCTGCTGAGCGTCGTCCCAGACGAGCTCTCCGTACTGGTCGTGGAACTCACCGGGCCAGGCGCCCTCGCGCTCGACGGTGAACTTCTCGGCAAGGGTGTGCAGTGCCATGGTGTCTCGATTCTCAGAGGATGGATGACGATGTGGTTGGACTCAGGCGTCGCTGAAGGTGGGCATGAACGCGGCAGCCTGCTCGCGCACGGCGACCAGGGCGGGTGTGAGCACACGCAGCTCGATGCCTCGCAGGGCGGAGCCGGTCTCGGTGCGCATGGCGACCTCCTCGAGGATGCCGGCGGCGATGAGCGCGTGCGCCATCTTGCGGCTGGCACCCCAGTCCTCGACGATGACGTTGCCGGGCTGGGCCTGGAGCTCGACTTCGGAGTCAGCCAGGACACTGGTGGCCAGCAGATCGTAGAACCCGCTGATGCTGTACAGGTACAGGCTCTGGTTCTCAGGGGCCCAGTGGACCTCGCCGTACATCTGGATGTAACCCAGGTCGACGGGTCCGGATTCGCGGATGATCTCAGTGGCCATGGTGGTGATGCTCCTTCGGGAAGGTGATGGGTCGAGAGGATGCTCTCGAGGGACAGCCCGACTCCAGCTATGCTGGAGTGGATTATTCAGGTGCTTCGTCTGGTGTATGAACAACCAGGCTAAGTGATAAGTTGGGGTATGGGCGTCCACTGCGCCCTGCTGACGATGCTTGACGATAGGAGTGATGGATGATGTCGCAGAACAAGGACGAGAACGTCGAGAATGGCAACGAGACCCTCGACAGCGAGGACTACCCCGAGCTCAACGAGGAACAGGTCGACGAGCTGCGAGCCGGCCGTCTGCCGGGCGTGATCAAGCTCCACACGATCACGCTGCTGACATCCCTGCTGGCGTTGGTGGTCGCCATCGTGGCGCTCATCAACTGAGCTCTCGAGCTCGAAGCAAGAGCCCTGCCCCGATGGTTCCATCCATCGCCGGCAGGGCTCTCGCCATGTCCACGTGAGGCTCAGGCTCAGGCTCAGTCCCTGTCGGGATTCGCCGGGTCCGAGAGGCACGGGGCGCCCGGGTCCACGAGGGTGTCGCGGTGGAGCCCGCAGTGCTTGCAGTGGGGCCCGTAGTGGCCCTTCAGCAGCGCAGTCAGAGTGCACGGGGAGAACCGGACCCGATGGGGGTTCTCATCCATGAGTAGGTCGAGCGCGTCGACCATCAGGCCGTGGGCCAGCATGGCGGTCTCCGAGCTGGTCATCTGGTCGCCCGCACGGAAGCGCTCGTAGTTCTCCTGGCTCATCTCCGCGATGCCCAGGATCTGGGCCAGGGTGTAGCCCTGCTCCCGGCGCAGCTCGACAAGGCGGTCGACGCGGCGCACGAAGGCGGTCTTCTCGGTCTCGGTGGCGGTCATCGGGGATCTCCTTCTGAGAGGTGGTGAGCGGGCAGGAGCACCTCCAGCTCGTGGACGGTGCGGCCGGCGGAGGTGACCCCGTGGTGGGTCATCACCAGGCGAGCGAGGTTCTGATCGATGAGCGCCGCGGACAGCGGGCGCGCGGCGTAGCCGTCCTCGACCAGGATGTGCCCCAGCGGGGCGGTGATGGACTCGTCACCCCTCGTAGGTCCGGGCGGCGATGACCTTGAGCGGGGCATCCAGCCCGTCGATCAGCAGGTCACCGGCCGGACTCAGGATGAGGTCTCCGCGCAGGGTGCGCAGTCCGTCGGGGATGGCGATGTTCAGGCGGACGATCTGGTCGTGGGGGCGTGCAAGGGCGGCGGTGCTCATGTGTCTCTCCTTCACGATGGTGCAGTCGGGGTGATGCTGTCGGAGTAGAACCCGACACAGCTCTGCTGTGAAGAAGAAGGACCCCCGAGGCGCCGGAGAGGCGCCCAGGGGGTCCATGTGCTGGTGGTCAGGCGAGCTCAGCGGCCCAGGGTGTCGCACTCGCTCCAGGAGCCGTGGCCCTCCTGAGCAGCGCGCTTGACGAGCTGGGAGTACTCCACGAAGCGCTCAGGCTGAGGCTCGTTCTGCGGGAACCAGGCGTCCACATAGCCGCCGGCGGCCTGTTCGGCAGCGAGGTCAGTACCCTCGGCGGTCTCGACATAGGCCAGAGACCTGTCGTAACGATCGGTCCGATCAGCCTCTGCGTCGTAGATCAGCGTGAGCTCGTCGCCCTCGGAGATCAGCGATGCGAGGTTCTGCTCGGCGGCGTCACCACCGCACTGGGCAAGGGTGCCGTCCGACTTCTCGACCTCGGGAGCGTCGATGCTCAGCAGGCGCACCACGTGCTCGTCGCCGGCGTCGTTGGTGGCTGTGAGTTCACCAGAGGGCTTCACCGCGATGGTGTCGCCGTCGATGATGCGCACCAGCTCGGTGGCGTGCTGTTCACCGGAGGAGGTGATGCCCGGTCCCTCGCTGGCGGGACCTTGGGTCGGGGCCTGGAGGTCGAGCACGCTGCAGCCGGACAGGGCCAGTGTGAACGCAGCCGCGGCGAGGACCGGGCGGATGAGCTTGTGCAGAGATGGCATGTTGGCTCCTTTTCGAGCAGATGTCAGTGTGGCTGAATCAAGCATAGAGCCGTGAGCTCAGACGGCCGTCGCCTTGAGCATCGCGGCGAGGTCGATCTTCTGCGAGCGGCGCACCTGCGCCTCGGGGATGCTGATGTCGTAGCCGCCGACAGGGTAGCTGTCGTGGTCGCTGGCCACGATGCGGGCCGAGTAGACGGCGTCGCGTCGGCGCAGGCCAGTCACGGTGTTCTTGGTGCGCACGCCGGGCTGAGCGATCACCAGGACGACAATGATGTGGCCGTGCTGGTTGGGCAGACGCAGCAGGTTGGCGCCGGGCACCTCGCGGAAGGTGACCGGCAGCAGCGAGAGGTCGTGATTCATGGAGCCGACCGGGGCCTGGGCCAGGCGGTCGCGCTCGTCCTGGTCGGTCTCGAAGATGTTCTTGAAGCTCATGGTGGCTCTCCTGTGGAGTGGTGGATGATGTGCGTCAAGGAAACCCCCGACGCAGCTGTGCTGCGCAACGACACTCGGTCAAAGAGAACCCCCGTAGCCCACCCGGCATGGGTGGGCCACGGGGGCCATCACTGCACTGGAGCGGGCGAGCTCAGCGAACCACGAACGCGGCATGGGTGCCGCGGGAGATCCCGTAGTCGATGATCTCCGCTGTGGTGCTGGGTGCGGGGATGACCACCACAGCATCGAAGTGCTGTGCCCTGGCCCGGTGGATGATGCTGATCACGACATCGCTCGAGTCGGTCGCCTGCACGAGCAGATCGTTGTGTTGCCGGGAGGCCTCGAGGCTCTGCTGGTACTCGTCACTGGAGGTGTCGAGGTTGATCTCCCGCTGTGCCAGCGGCAAGGACGCCGTGCAGCTCACGCCCGACAGGCGCAGGACATGCGCGAGAGGATCGTTACCTGCATCCTCGGCGCTGACAGCCGCCTGCAGAACCTTGACCGTCCGCGCGACGCTGGGGAGCACGCCGACGCGGCGGCCGAGGTCCAGCTGGTCCTGGAGGAAGGCTGCGGCCTGTTCGTAGGTCCCCTGGGACACCGCCGGGCCGACAGGGTCATCCAGGTGGATGATCTGGTCACCGACCTGCTCGAAGGAGCTGACGGTGTCCTCGGGGAGGCTCCCCATGAACCGGTAGAGGCTCTGGGTCGGGCTGGTGGCGCCGAAGAGGTCGACGGTGTGGCGGTGAGCCCACCCCAGGAGGAAGTCGACCTCCCCGGGAAGGTAGTCCTGGAGGTCGTCGACGACCAGGGTGCGCACTCGACCCGGCTGTGCCTCGGGGTGCACCAGGAGCTTCTCCAGATCGAAGGTGGTCTGGTTGATGCTGTCCAGTGCGCTGAGGATCTCTGCGCGGCGTCGCTGGACCATGCCACGCAGGTGGGCATATGCGCCCGGCTTGTTGGAGCGATGGTCGGAGAGCGCGACGATGAGCGCGGGTGCGATCGGGATGTCGTGGCGCTGGTCCAGGGCGATGATCAGCGAGTCGATGTCGACGAGCCGATGCTGGTGCTGGGCGGTGTACTGCTCGTGCATGATCGACGGCAGCATGGCGATGTTGCGCTGGGGGTGGCGCTGGCGGTTGGCGCTCTCCTCGATGAAGGTGCGCACCAGGTGGAGAGTGCTGGGGTCCTCAGAGGTCAGAGTGTGGTCGGAGACCAGGCTCTCCAGTGCGGAGGTGCGCCCGGAGGCATGCTTGCCGACGACTAGGGTGATGGACATGGGTGTGCTCATTTCTGTGACGGGATGTGCTGGACGTACTTGACAGTGCCGCggtggccgccgtcatggaggcCGATGACGAGTCCGGTGGACCACTGGTCGTGCCGGGGTGTGGGCGGGCAGCGAACGAGGTCTCCGACAGCCACCTCGAAGGCGCAGCCGTAGGTGATCTCGAGGGTGTTGGAGTCGTGGCCGTACTGGCGGCGATGGGGCAGCTTGATCAGGACACGGATCCGGTCGTTGCCCGGAGTCCGCCGGACGTCGTAGGGCACACTGTCCGGCGCAGCCATGCCGGCGAGCAGAGCGTCGAAGTCGGAATCTTCGATCTCGGGGTCGATCAGCATGAGGGGCCCTCGTAGGATGCTGCGCCCGCCGGGGCGATCTCGTCGCGGGTGCAGCGCACGGGACCTTCGTCGTTCTGCTGCCAGTCGATCATCAGCCCGGAGTCATCGGGGCCAGACCCCGGCTCTACGGAGATGACCTCTCCGATGCAGCCAACGGTGGCCCCCATGTAGTCCCGCAGGAACGGGGAGTCACGCAGGAGCGTGGCCTCATCGCCGACGCAGTATTGCTGGTGATCCGCAGAGGGTGTCTCTGCGGGCACCTGTACGGCTGGCTCTCTCCGAGGGGTCATCTGGTCCAGCTGGGCCCGGATCACCACGATGCTCCGCAGGGAGCCGGCCAGTGCGAGAATGGATATGACCAGCGCGAAGAGCGCGATGGTGAGTGCTGCGTACATGGGGTCCCTCCTGGGGATGATGTGTCGGGTGTCAGCTCAGGATGAGCACACCTCGATCGAACGATGCTGCGGTGGTCACAAGCTCGCACCAGCTGGCATGCAGCTGGATCACCAGGTCGGTGCGGTCAGCCCCGTCCTCGTCGATGTGCGTGATGTTGCGCTGGGTGAGCAGCTGGGTGATGTCGGGGTACTTCTCGTAGGCCTCAGCCAGACGCACCGCGGCGACATGGCCGATGACGCCCTGGTTGTCCGGGAAGTTGATGAGGTCCCAGAAGGGCTCGTGCTGGGCGAAGGGGCCCGCCGCAAGGGGCGCACCCCACGTCAGGGCGCGCAGCGCGCGGCGGTAGGTGCTGTGCGCGCTGGAGCTGGGGGCGATGCCCCCATGGATGAGCCTGCCGAGGCGATACCAGCGGGAGCCGAGATGGCCGGGGTAGAGGGGATCCTCCTCGTAGCCCCCCTCGATGCCGTCCAGGGCACGGTAGAACTCCTTGGGGGTCCACAAGCGGATGTAGTCCTCGTTGGTGGAGTTGCCCTCGAAGTCCAGCAGAGGGGTGAAGCCATCGGGCTCGGCGACGAGATCGTCGTAGGAGCGTACGTTCAGGGACATGCTGATCAGGCTCCTTCTGTGGTGGTGGAGTTGCCCAAATGGCAGAAGAGCCCCGGGAAGGGGCTGATCACTCCGGTGAGCTCATGGCACAGGTGGCAGTGGGCCGGCCCGAGGTCCGGGACGCAGTCACAGCGCATGTGCTCGGTGACGTGGGGGTCGTTGTCATCATGGTCGGACATCGAGTTTGTTCTCCTGTCAGAGTGATTCTCACCCGGGAGGGTCAGTCGAGGACGGAGTCGTCCTCTTCCCAGGTGTCGAATGCGGTGATGCTCATCATCTGAGGCTCACCTGTGGCAAGCGTGGAGGGTTCCTCGAGTACGGGAGTGAACAGCTCGGGATGCTCAGCCCAGCGGGCGTAGAGCAGCTCGATGTTGCTGGCATAGAAGCCGGCGTTGGTGATGCTGTTCAGTTCGACGATGACGATCTCTCCGTCGTTGCCGTCCTCGAGATGGGCCAGATCGATGACGCAGGTGCCGCGGCCTTCGGCCTGCAGCTGCGCGCCCAGACGGGCCGCCGTGTTGATGTAGCGCATCAGCAGAGTGTGGTTGTCGGTGCGGGTGTGGCTCTCTCCTCGCACACGCTGCATGCGCAGTGAGAAGGGGCTGGTCGCCGAGCTCTTCAGCGGAGTGTCCTCCTCGATGCAGCCGGCGCCCGTGACGGGTACTCCGTCGACGAGGAAGACCCTGTACTCGCGCGTCATGGGCACGTGGGGTGCTACCAGCAGACCGCGGGCCTGGTTCTCGTAGGAGAAGAAGACGTCGATCAGCGGGATCTCGTAGCGGACGTCGAAGAGCTGGTACAGCGCGCTCTCGGCGGCATCGGGGCTGAGATTCTCGAACCCTTCAGGGATCCTGACCTGCAGCAGGTAGCTCTTCGAGGCCCGGGCCTTGATCCACACGGAGCGGTTCTCGCTGAAGGGCAGCACAGCGCAGATGGCGTCACGCAGCTGGCTGGCGGTGGTATCACAGACCAGCGCGTGCCGGTTGTTCTCCTGGAGGAAGACCTCAGAGTCGAAGTACTGATCCACCGCGCTCTGGGACGGGATCTCGATGGAGCTCGTGCCCGAGAGCAGAGTGCCGGCCGTGCGGCAGAACGAGTAGTCCTGCAGTGCGCCGATCCGCGGCAGCAGCGGCTGGATCGGGTGGGAGGTTCGCCCACCCAGGCGGCTCATGGTGCCGTCGTGGTGGTCGAACCAGAGATGGTCGCGGCCCACTGTGTCCAGTGCCTGCTGCGTGCGCGCGGTGCGCTCGATGAAGTCCTCGATGTCGCCGTAGCCGTCTTCGAGGTGCTCGCGTTGCAGCGTGAGCCGCAGGCCCACCAGCTTCGAGAGGTACAGCACGGCACCGATGGGGTCAGTCGCCTGG
This window contains:
- the LOC138140688 gene encoding oligoribonuclease-like; translated protein: MILEITVFAVQLFVRSELQRRATVAEYIVPVDVETTGLRADQGHLLLEIALRIHRDTAPFAAVADDIFHRVIRHDKQTAYELADDYVRQMHTDTGLWDELEQGQPLDEVDRDLLAYLQEHIGQREGRLTGNSLRLDMNFMETHLPLSAAYLHYRFLDATGMSWFLHKNFGIDYYEKDPFLAHTADGDMRECLNEIIHIHRRIAQLNG